The Phragmites australis chromosome 1, lpPhrAust1.1, whole genome shotgun sequence genomic interval tcctcctcgtgctCGGCGAGGCCGGCTTCCGCATCGCCGCGCTCGCGCTCCGCGGCGGGCAAGCCTGGCCCACGCGCTGCGCGTTGCTCGGCTACCGCATCGCCCGCCCCGGCGGCTCCTCCTACTCCTCGGTCTTCCGTGAGGACGAcgagccgccgctgccgcgcgaGTGCTGCGACCGCCTGGCCGTCGCGGTGTACCGAGGCGAGCATGCCGGGCCGGATCCAGAGTGCGTGTTCTGCCTGTCGGCGATCCGCGACGGCGAGGAGGTGCGAGAGCTCCGGTGCCGCCACGTCTTCCACCGCGCCTGCCTCGACGCCTGGCTCGTCCGCCCGCGCGCCACCTGCCCGCTCTgccgcgaccgcctcctcccctccgACCCGCCTCGCTCCTGCGGCGCCGCTGACGACGTcgacctctcctcctcctcgtcggccgCCGCCGAGGCAGCAGTCTCCGCCTACGCCCACGGCGGCGCGCTCTGGCACATGACGTGAATACATTtccttccttctttttccttgttaCTTGTAGTTAATTGGTCTTGTGTGTTGTTGGAGCTGCTTGATCGGATGACGACGGCTCACCAGCCTCTCTTCTTCAATCATCTCCAGTCCTGTCCGTGTCTGTACCATCGTTTACTTCTACAGCGGCAGGCGCGGTCGGCAAGCGCGATCCTTGAAGCGCGGTGGTTAGCGTGAGTTACCCCGGTTCAAACGGCAGCCGGTCCAACTGTGTTGAGGCGACACGCGCGCGCGCAGGGATCAGGCAGCCATGCACGATAGCTACAGTTGCGTGGACGCGCCCCACGTGTCGATCTGTCGATGGGCCACGCTTCTTTGTAGCAGAGCACCGAGCAGTAGTACTAGTAAAAGGCCTCGACACCACGCAAAGGCGATGTCCGAACCTCCAGGCAGTGCGCTGTCCTCGGATGTAGACTCAACAGTtcctgtttgttttagatttggACGATGAGAATCTAATTTAGTACgtaaaatatatgaaagtttTTTATTATTAGATTGTAGAAGTTTATTATGGATCGTAAgattttatagtataatttGATTGGTTGATTGTgagagttaattttttttattacaacAGTTTGCTTTTACTTTTAAAATTAGaatttataatcataataaaaaataaataggatCTCGTTCTGGCTCTGGATGAACGGAAACAACATtctttagggtgtgtttggtagCAGCATCCTTTAGGGCGTGCTTGGTAGTCTATTCAAACGCT includes:
- the LOC133909600 gene encoding RING-H2 finger protein ATL74-like; this translates as MEVGGALAPVLFAAFSLPCLLLLLVLGEAGFRIAALALRGGQAWPTRCALLGYRIARPGGSSYSSVFREDDEPPLPRECCDRLAVAVYRGEHAGPDPECVFCLSAIRDGEEVRELRCRHVFHRACLDAWLVRPRATCPLCRDRLLPSDPPRSCGAADDVDLSSSSSAAAEAAVSAYAHGGALWHMT